The Vidua macroura isolate BioBank_ID:100142 chromosome 2, ASM2450914v1, whole genome shotgun sequence DNA window agaTGGTGCCTCCAACTTTGGCTTAATTCCTCTATAACTAGGTACTGAGTGCCTTTACTCTTCTCCAGTCTTTTTTCTATGTAACCTATGTATGCTAATGAAAGTAATGAAGTAGTACATGTTAGACTAATCAACACTGTTGTTGTCCTTTGTTAAAATGTTTCTTGCAACTGAATGATTGGCTTATTTTTGTAGCAGCTCTGTACaattttttccctattaaatTGTGTCAACAATCTGAAATGTGTCTTTAGAAGATGAAAATAGCATCATTCGCCTTATGAAACATAATTTGTAATTAAGTATAATTAGAAGTATTGTGATAGAGTGTTAATGCTTTATATGAATTGTTATGTTTGATATTTGATTTATATGCAAACTAACATTTACATTatctattttcatatttaagcTAAGTACCATTACAATTGTATGCTGAGCAAAGATGACTTGGCTAATTAGTAATATTAAATCAGTTTTTATAAAATTGAAGTCAGTGAAACAACTATGAACATGTAAAATGAGAATGTATTTGAATGGATTTTTTCAGAGTTCCATATTCTGGCTTAGAATAAACTCCGACTGAATGAGGCCTTCATACAAAATGCTACTTGGATTTTTTCACAGATTTATGCATCAAAAATAACTAGCTTACTTCGATAGCTTAGCTGATTTTGTAATAGTTTCCAGATTTGAAGTCAATCTTAAGGcataaaagctgaattttgtaaCCTGAATAAAAAGTTTCTAGTATTGTTACTGCAATTCCTTCTCCTTGGTAACACAGTAAAAGTActcaattttttctctttcatctaGCGTTTTATCCAGTATCTGGCGTCCAGAAACACATTGTTTAACTTGAGCAATTTCCTAGACAAAAGTGGATTGCAAGGTAAGGTATCTTTTCTTCATTCAAAGTTAGTAATGTGCTGAGAACAGCAAAGACAACTTGGTTACTCTAACGAACCTTGTCATTTAGGAAGTAACTTTCCTGTCCATTTTATCCAAGACTGCATTTCTTAAATGAAATGCTGTAATGGTGTGGTGGGAGCGGTCTGCTGGAGGACCATGTTGCATCTTTTCTAACAGACATACTTAAAGGCTTCTGACTTCCTTAGATATACAGGTCTCAGTATTCCTCTTATTTCTATAGAGATAGACCTCTCCAAGTGAGGCAATTttgattattaatttttaaaaagtgcatcATATGTACATACATAATGTCAGTGAGACAAGAAGTgtatctaaaaaaaattaaaattacttttttggaAAACTGATCAAAGACCATTCCATTTATCTTTGAGACTAATTCAGTGGGCAAATAAGTGTTTCTCTGATTCAGATTTTTCAACTGAAATAGTCTTCCAAATTGTTATGCTGCAGTTCAGTGCAGTTCTGACCATACCTGTAGCTGGCattgttttttctcctcaggTGGTTCCTAACTTTGTCTACTGCTTCTTATATACTTCTGATCTTTGCCACAAGTGTACTAGAACAGGCAGCCAAAGTGGTTACCTGAGGACAGAAACTTTCTGAGTTATAACCAAGGCTCTAgcaaattgtcttttttttgagttttgatTTCTATGGTCTCAGCATAGACTATGAACAGATCTTCTTAGTCTGTACCCCTAGATTGACAGTTATCAAAATATTTCCTATCACTGCTATCTTAACAGAGAAAAATTTCTGTCATATTGTGGTGTTTCcatcaaagccttttttttctattcagttGCAAATGAGACAACTTGTTGCGGAGCTGATATGAATGCTTTTGTGAatgcataattttattttttgatagtAATTTGTATTGTAGTATAAAAGGACTTGcataaaaattacttctttttgcTTGTGGAAGTGATTTCCTTAGGAAGTGAAGTGTAAACTTGTACATAGTTGAGGTTCTCTAGATATTTGTGGTATTGTCTGTTTGATTTACATGGTGAATACAATAATGTACGCAGTTATTTTCAGCTTATTTTTGCACAATTTTGCATAGTCATTGGAGCTGTCTTGTGCTAATATTTTGCACTTTATTTTGAAtaacatttttgttctttgattAGGTAAGTAATAAATCCCTGAAACTTATTTTTTAGGTTATGACATGTCAACGTTTATCAGGCGGTATAGCAGGTATTTGAATGAAAAGGCAGTTTCCTATAGACAAGTGGCTTTTGACTTCACAAAAGTAAAAAGAGGGTAAGGACTGCATTTTGTTCTACTGATCTTGAGGTTTTGTCGTATGTCCTGTAATTCTAGTGAAAAATACTGACATTAGCTCAGGCTTAATACAGACAATAatgactccttttctcttttgaataTCTCCCATGACACACAAAGGCCCAACTGCCCGATAATGTATATTGCAAAAAATTTTTTACTTCAgttgttatatttttttcatctttaaacaTTAACCGTTTAATATAAAGGAATGAAAGATGGTATACATGTAAGTCTATATAAAAAAAGTAGAAGTTTGAACAAATCTTTCACAATAGATTATATACTTTGCCTTTTAGGTAATATAGAGGACCATGCAATTTATTTGTCCTTGTAGCTCTGGAAGGTTTACGTGACGGGTGAAACACTTTGCAGCCCTTCCTGGTGTTTCTCTGTTCTTGTCACAAAATATCTGTTTGATGTTTACTACCTTTGTGAAGGTAGTGTAAATTTGTACTTATAATAGTACATTGCAGCAGATGCTGTCCTGAGTTGGTTGACAGGAATTCAGATTTTCCCTGGAAAGTGTGCTCATTTAAGAGAAGTGAGTTATTTTGAGACTAGGTACCTGTTTACATGTAAAATAACACAGTGCAGAGCACCAGTAGTTTGGTAAGTTACATGTTGTAGTGAATGATGGAATTAATCTGGAGCTCTTCTTTGGGAAGGCTGGAGAGAAGGTACCAATCACAGTTGAGTCTTTCCATCTTTGTCCATTATCTTTTTATATGGTGCTTTTTAAGGTTTAAAAGCATAATACTAGTTTTACATTCAGGTGTCTTATATCATCCATATAGGTGAATTTATATTGAAACAAAAAACTTAATGCACAGAAATCTGAATGTAATACTGTTGAATGAATTAATTGTAGTAATGGGCTGTCTAAtggtatttttcattaatgttGTAAAGGCATTTGGAGTGGGCCTCAGAACACTGTCCAAATCCCCTCTGCCTCCTTGCTAAGACTGTAGAGTCCATTTTGGCTTGAAGTGTGATGGTAAAGTAAAAGGAGCATGCCTGGGCTCCTTTTGCTCATTCTGCCTTTAGAGTTGCTTGGATtgccaacaacaaaaaacagtattttccacACCTAAGATTTATGTGTGGTAAGGCAGCTAAAACTGCTCTAGAGAGATACTCAATTGTTTTATCAGGTGTTTTAGGTCTAATGAGGTGAATTATTTAGTCTGCACCATGTGCCTGGAGGTCCTTCTGTGAGCCAATAGGAATAACTCTTCTGATGGCAGCAATTGTGCCTTTTGTTCTGAAGGCAAAATCTGCCTTTTCTACTCCATTTTTCTCAAGGCCCTCACACCCATGCTCTGCCCCATTCAGTTTCTTGCATTTGCTGTTTGCTGTTAGCAATTATACAGCACAAGTAGAGAGCTGGAAGCAGCATGGTCCCCACTGCTTTCCAACCTGGAGAACAGCCACAAACTGTTCTGTGAAGATGCACTATGAGATTTGCACTTGCAGGAAGCATTTGGTTTGCTCTGTGCATGCTGATGAACAGCAAGGCTGTCTGATTTGTCTTACAGAAAGCAGTTTCATGTCACTGAGGGGATTTAGTCTCTTCTTTAGCTGTTGCTTTTCTTGGATATTTCTGGTATTCATTTGATGGGTCTTTCAAATGTGCAGCCAATCTTAAGCTATTCAATCTGAGCAATTAATAAACAACCAAATATTGGTGGTCAGCCattaaaaggaaatttcctGTAGTCTCTAGAATCTTTCTGAAAAAGCTTGAAAAACGtactgctgcattttaaaattctttcttacCTCTTAAAGTTGAAAAGAATCCAAACAGACACAAAATAATAATTGGAAAaagaatacattaaaaattgcttaaaaaataatctttggagttttttctttgttacctGATGCATTGTAGCTCTCCTATATTTCTAAACACTATCGGTTTCATTTTCTCTGAGTAAAAAATTTATCTTGGAGTAATATTTTGCCCAAATAAGTTGTTGTCTTTCTGCACTGCAGTTATTACAGTTATTATTATATTGGCTAGACACCATTCCTAAACACCACAAGGATGGCTTTCTATGGCAAAGACTTAAATGGTTTCTCTGATGACCTGATgtattttcagttgtttcttaCTAACAATTGCCTTCAAAATTCATGTGAAGAATTTtcggtttgtttttttttttctcacaacaGGGCTGATGGAGTGATGAGAACAATGAGCACAGAAAAACTCTTAAAAACTGTACCAATTATACAAAATCAAATGGATGCACTTCTTGACTTTAATGTAAGTTTAGTAGCACATACATTTCTAACATACAGTCAACTTGTTGTACAAACACATATAATAGGTCGATTAAATGTCTTTCAGTTGGTTCCATGTTATCTGCACAGCTTAAAGAGCACAAATCATTTTGTTCATTGGTATGCCCccaagaaatcagaaaaaatagaTGCAGTGCTCACTGGAGAGAATGCTTTGTGCTGaattgctgtgtttttattGTGTACCTTATGTAAAATTGCTTGTTTGTTGAAAAGCTGGTTATTTATGCCCTCTGTCTTTTAGTTATGTCAGTTAACATTAGCATTGTTTAACAAAAATGTCTGCCAAAATTACTTGATTTAATTCTGTGGTGAGAGAAACTGTTGGTTAGTTATGGTGCTACTTTCTGCTAACAGCCAGTGAGATGACTGGAGGGCCTGTCTTGAGATAGTGTGCTGAAGTTTAACTAGAAGTTTTCCAGTAAGAGATCAATCCAGTTCAATTAACTTTTTCTCTGATCTTCCTAGGTTAATAGCAATGAACTTACAAATGGTGTAATTAATGCTGCCTTCATGCTCCTCTTCAAAGATGCCATTAGACTGTTTGCGGCATATAATGAAGGGATTATTAACCTCTTGGGTAaatacagctgctttctgcaaTGCTCAGCTCTGGGGGGGAGCTCAGTGAATGATTCACAAGGGCTGCTCTCGTGAGAAACTGAAACAGTCTTACTGTAAAACATCAAAATTTTACTATTATTTCCAGTGTTTGTCTGTGCAGTTGCATTTGACATTGCTTTGTACCCAGGGATAGGTAAAATCTGAAAGCAAAGTCCATCCAAGATTTtattaatctaattttttttcttacactgcTTTGTTCGGGATTTTTGTGTAcattggttttgggtttgttcgttttttattttgtcttattGAACTGCATGGCAAACCTGAATTATAATATTGATGTTGGTTGGGGGATTTTCTTAAGAAAGAGTTTGTGGTTTGTAGTAAAGGAATCAGTTATTGTCAGTTGCAAGTCTGCAGTCACAACATCAGTGATTGCTTGGCTATTGAAACTTCAATGTTGCTTTGTTTCCATGATTGGTTGTTTTATATTCCTAGAGCATATCTTATATATTAAggagaattaaaaattcaagGTTAAGGCCCTTTCAGTTGCACATACTGAAGATAAAGGGGAGCATAAATTTAGGAAATAATCAAGTTGAAAGTAATCTGTTGGCTTACTTGATTTTCTTGTATGCTGTGATTGGATGAAGCTACCTGATTGCTCTCATTATCCAGTGCttgcaaaatgaaaagtaaaatccaGAATAAGTCAGTAAGGGACCATCTGAAGTCAATCAGTCTTCGAGTGTGACGCCCCTGTCAGCTTCCTTTCCCTTGGTAATGCTCTTGCTTTCAACTTATGCTTTGAGTGAAGctcaataaaaaagaaacaggccTTGAAAGGGCTTTTCAGAAGAGGAGTGGGACCTCTTGCTTGCAGCGCTGGTGTTTTCTAATCAGTTGTACTTCACTGCACCAGACCATAGTAAGAGGCATCAGCTTGTCAGAGAAGATCAAAATCTTGCCTGATATCTGGCCACTGGAATAGAGTAGATATTTGACTGCCAGGTGTAAAACtgcctttgtttgtttgtttgtttgtttgttcttcttCCCAAAAGATGAGTTTACATTTCTTTTAGTGACCTATTCTTAAACTTGATAGTCCTCTTCAAGGTGGTTATGTTTTTGTGGTATCTAATACCTGCAAGATAAGGTGTAATTGCATGCATGGAATCAGTAGCTCACATTTGACAGAGCTTTTGTCATTTGGTGCAAGTTAGGCATAGTGACTTCTGCAGTTATCATAATAACAGATCTGCAGGAAATTTTCTGTTCGTCTTGGTTTATATGCTTTTACTTTGCATATCCTTTGCAAATCTTGATTTCTTACTTAATGTAAATATTCTTACTGTTTCTAGAAAAATACTTTGATATGAAAAAGAACCAATGCAAAGAAGGCCTTGATATATATAAGAAGTTCCTCACTAGAATGACACGGATCTCAGAGTTCCTTAAAGTTGCAGAGGTAAACTTAAGTCAGTCAACTTAGCTGTTTATTTGAAACAGCTTGTAAAGTGCTTATTTTATCGTAAAACAGGtgcttcttcctttctgcttaTTTGCTGTTCTCTCAAGGGTTGTGTTGCTCATCTCTACCCAGGTGATTAGTTCATTTGAGGACTGTATTGGAAAACCTGATTATGGAGTGCTTATTGGTTTATCTTTTACTTGAGGAGAGTGTAttaatgtgaattttaaaatttctttggtTATGGAATACTTGTGAGCTTTCTTTGAAGAATAAACTTGctttaaacaaacaaaggaaCTTCATGGTGATCTGCTTTCTATGATTCTAGCTGTATTCCAGTTTGAAACCCACAATTCTACCTGAAGTTTTAGATGAAGTAACAGCTTCAGAAATAAGTAACTAAGACAAACAGATGAACATGGGATTTCTTCAAGATACCTTGCTGTATGTTTACTCATAGAGGGAAAAGCAATTACCTTGGAAAATGtttagtttttgggttttttttaaaaatagtctgTTGCCTTCTTGTTTCTAGAGCACTGCTAAATTGATGTCCTAATATTATAGAATTCCTCAGTTGAGGTGTGCTCctcttcttgtttttatttccttagtatttttatctctcttaacaaaaaaataagcCTTCAAGCTTGGCTTGCTGTCTGTCCTGACAGTGTCTCTGTCAGAGATACTGTCTTCAGCCGATAAGACCATTAATTGAAGTGGAGAGTATTGATCTTTCTGTTGTAATAGTATATGTCCTGCTGCAAACATCCTAAATTTCAtctgcattttagaaaaatgttgCTTTACAAAACTTCATTGATGCTTTGTTTCATCAGATATATCCTGTGTATCAGTAGGTCTGAGAGTTTGCCATGTAAATTGTGAGATAGGCAAATTTCTTCAGGTTCTGAAACACTGTGTTCTTACTCTCTTGTTTCTAAGGTTCTCTCTGTTAAAATATCTGTGTAACACACCTACTTCAATTTGTATACatttaacaagaatttattacaACCAACCATTAGGGAGTACAGACTtgggaaatttaaaatttatgttgaacaggtttgtgttttttgCATTACTTCATGTTAATGTTGTTTACTTTCTGAGCATCTCTGCCttcaacaaaagcaaacaagttCTAAAGCTCATTTGTTTTATTACAGCAAGTTGGAATTGACAGAGGAGACATACCAGATCTCTCACAGGTAGGTAAACCTATTATGTGTCTGCCAGTGcatttatgtgtatttttaggGTTGCATGATCAGAAAAACCTGCCTTTATGGTACTCACTTAGGCATTATTGTATACATTGTAACCAAGTTATCTCGAAGTTCGTGATCAAACCCAAGCCCTGTCAGAGCTTGGCTTTTATATTCAGTGATCCTggtgtaaaatatttataacatTTCTGTCATTCTCTAATTGAATTTTAAGATAACCTTATTTCCATCATGCTTGAAGACGCAGTTTAGATCTGTGAGGTCATGTAATGAAAGTCTTACATGATATTACAAAGCTGTGGTTTTTAGCAGCTTTGCTTTTGACTATATGCCTATTGAAGTTCATGTGAAGGCTTGCAGAGCATGCACAGAGAAATTACTTTAGGTACAGTTTCCTTCTTAGTGTCTCTTAAAATACTGACTGCTTCTGATTATCTGCTTGCTGTTTCCTAGCTgttaattttaacatttcttgACTTATTTCAGTCTTTGTGGATAAATCATTGTGATGGAATAATGTAGTGAGTAGAATACATCACCCTATACTTGAAGTCTTTAAATACATCCATACATGCCAGGAGGGGGTATAAGTATTCAGAGCTGTTGTACCAGTTGCCCTACAGTTGCattctctgaaaatattttaactattGGTTTCTTCAAATGTATTCCCCAATGTCTCTCTTTGTAGGCACCGAGTAGCCTTCTTGATGCTTTGGAACAACATTTAGCTTCTCTAGAGGGGAAGAAAATCAAAGATTCCACAGCTGCAAGCAGGTGCTTATATCCTTGTCCTTTTGGACAATTGTCAAATTGAGTGttaaatcagttttatttcaatttcattGTAAACTAAGATTTGAGGAGTGTAGGAATGTGCCCCCTGTTGACAGAGTAAAAAAGTtaccctttgtctccttaaaaaggacaaaagcc harbors:
- the PICALM gene encoding phosphatidylinositol-binding clathrin assembly protein isoform X4, which encodes MSGQSLTDRITAAQHSVTGSAVSKTVCKATTHEVMGPKKKHLDYLIQCTNEMNVNIPQLADSLFERTTNSSWVVVFKSLITTHHLMVYGNERFIQYLASRNTLFNLSNFLDKSGLQGYDMSTFIRRYSRYLNEKAVSYRQVAFDFTKVKRGADGVMRTMSTEKLLKTVPIIQNQMDALLDFNVNSNELTNGVINAAFMLLFKDAIRLFAAYNEGIINLLEKYFDMKKNQCKEGLDIYKKFLTRMTRISEFLKVAEQVGIDRGDIPDLSQAPSSLLDALEQHLASLEGKKIKDSTAASRATTLSNAVSSLASTGLSLTKVDEREKQAALEEEQALLKALKEQRLKELAKKPHTSLTTAASPVSTAAGSIMTTPAIDIFSTPSSSNRSCWYEQVCDLHSVKYRSN